In Methylomagnum ishizawai, one DNA window encodes the following:
- a CDS encoding PilN domain-containing protein translates to MLKLDTAIDWDFHKFIRWWTGELAFLVPTPVQKLLGAATEYVVLRRGDDGLSIAHLGPEGERPLGHYALDEDGSRSRERLLEARPELAETQVLLRLAPGQALCKTLKFPMAVEENLGQVLAFEMDRLTPFKSDQVYYGYRIVSRWQATRQIGVELILTPKAKLDAALDDLAVWGWRPDWVDLAGHAPPGTYNLLPEKYRTSGSRWPRIANIALGTLILLLVGALLVQPILSAGSVAEDLEERVRKANKTAKEVEALRQETDKLLHQTRFLQDKKRSEPVLIDMLEELSRVIPDNTWLNGLQYKDRHIVIQGQSPSASSLIEVIEASGHFKNTSFVSPVTKDTGSGLERFQIASDVVNGRFSENPAPEKSAPEPQVQPEPELESEPADQDQ, encoded by the coding sequence ATGCTGAAACTCGACACCGCCATAGATTGGGATTTCCATAAGTTCATCCGCTGGTGGACCGGCGAACTGGCGTTCCTGGTGCCCACCCCGGTGCAAAAGCTGCTGGGGGCCGCCACCGAATACGTGGTGCTGCGGCGGGGCGACGACGGCTTGTCCATCGCCCATCTCGGTCCCGAGGGCGAGCGCCCCCTGGGCCATTACGCCCTGGACGAGGACGGGTCGCGGTCGCGGGAGCGCTTGTTGGAAGCCCGGCCCGAACTGGCCGAAACCCAGGTGCTACTGCGCTTGGCACCGGGGCAGGCGCTGTGCAAGACCCTGAAATTCCCCATGGCGGTCGAGGAGAACTTGGGGCAGGTCTTGGCCTTCGAGATGGACCGCCTGACGCCGTTCAAAAGCGACCAGGTCTATTACGGCTACCGCATCGTCTCGCGCTGGCAGGCCACCCGCCAAATCGGCGTGGAATTGATCCTGACCCCCAAGGCCAAACTCGACGCCGCGCTGGACGATCTGGCGGTGTGGGGTTGGCGGCCCGATTGGGTGGATTTGGCGGGCCACGCGCCGCCGGGCACTTATAATCTCCTGCCGGAAAAATACCGGACCTCCGGCAGCCGCTGGCCGCGCATCGCCAATATCGCCCTGGGAACCCTCATCCTATTGCTGGTCGGGGCGCTGTTGGTCCAGCCCATCCTGAGCGCCGGTTCGGTCGCCGAGGATTTGGAGGAGCGGGTCAGGAAGGCCAACAAGACCGCCAAGGAAGTCGAGGCGCTGCGCCAGGAAACCGACAAACTCCTGCACCAGACCCGGTTCCTCCAGGACAAGAAACGCAGCGAGCCGGTCTTGATCGACATGCTGGAAGAACTCAGCCGGGTGATCCCCGACAACACCTGGCTCAACGGCTTGCAGTACAAGGACCGGCATATCGTGATCCAGGGGCAATCGCCTTCCGCCTCCAGCCTCATCGAGGTGATCGAGGCGTCCGGTCACTTCAAGAACACCAGCTTCGTTTCCCCGGTGACCAAGGACACCGGCAGCGGGTTGGAACGCTTTCAAATCGCCAGCGACGTGGTCAATGGGAGGTTCTCTGAAAACCCCGCTCCTGAAAAATCAGCGCCCGAACCTCAAGTTCAACCTGAACCTGAACTTGAATCTGAACCAGCCGATCAGGATCAATAA
- the gspM gene encoding type II secretion system protein GspM, translating into MNLNQPIRINKSRLAALGLLFGVLAVVYFACLAPLLGLAREYGENIEELQFRLTRLSKIAAEKEGLVKRLEVIRAEGEQDDSFLARSTAALASAELQTQIKGAVSEAGGELTSTQVIPEHIEENFTRVAVKVRMNGGTNVLRQVLHNFESAKPSLFIENLNIRPIRVPRNPMAKGPQTLPDKLSVDFDVVGYMRTQ; encoded by the coding sequence TTGAATCTGAACCAGCCGATCAGGATCAATAAATCCCGCCTCGCGGCGCTGGGTTTGTTGTTCGGCGTGCTGGCCGTGGTGTATTTCGCCTGCCTGGCTCCCTTGCTCGGCCTGGCCCGCGAATACGGCGAGAACATCGAGGAATTGCAATTCCGCCTGACGCGGCTGTCCAAGATCGCGGCGGAAAAGGAAGGCTTGGTCAAGCGCCTGGAAGTCATCCGGGCCGAGGGCGAGCAGGACGACAGTTTCCTGGCGCGTTCCACCGCTGCCCTGGCCTCCGCCGAATTGCAAACCCAGATCAAGGGCGCGGTGAGCGAGGCCGGCGGCGAATTGACCAGCACCCAGGTGATCCCCGAACACATCGAGGAGAACTTCACCCGCGTCGCGGTCAAGGTGCGGATGAACGGCGGCACCAATGTGCTGCGGCAGGTTTTGCACAATTTCGAGTCGGCCAAGCCCTCGCTGTTCATCGAGAACCTCAACATCAGGCCGATCCGGGTGCCGCGCAACCCCATGGCCAAAGGCCCGCAAACCCTCCCCGACAAGCTGAGCGTCGATTTCGACGTGGTCGGTTATATGCGGACACAATAG
- the gspD gene encoding type II secretion system secretin GspD, which produces MHNKRNRFVAVSVLAALGMSGCQQLGSKAAQKIRLPANLVLENPNAPDSRPMQSEALAATPTRPPEIYPATGSTLGPVEGSYAAPERYAPVGPAPTGKRAPSRKEGKYTLNFDDADLNEVAKTILDETLKINYVLSPKVTGKVTLQTTRPLAEDELIPTLEMLLRMNGAVLIKDHDMYRIEPDANALIDAPGPKLGLSGQAMPPGYQLRVVPLRYVGVGEMQKVLEPLMPPKAVVRADMPRNMLMLAGTAEELEAVLETIRLFDVDFMRGMSVGVFPLKNVEPAIVAEELDKVLGDTAKGPLAGVVRMMPIERLNAILVVTPQPRYLDEVETWIERLDRYTTNRAGGIHVYRVQNVDAMELANTLSNIFGQGGGRGGRPSLTPGSQGSQLGGGGGSFGGNYGSGGGAFGGSSGSGGGLTSSSSDLGSSSSGSGSSSSFGSSGSMGSLGSSGSSSGSGGLGGSSSSGLGGSGSSGSGSGSGSFGGSGGGFGGGIGRGGSGGGQRGRGSAAADLGNIRIVADPANNALIITARAQDYKEIESVIKELDVLPLQVLIDATIAEITLTDNLKYGVKWYFQQGSNAEGLFEVPGRNVGDNVSNALGSSSFQYSLVMAGKDVRLLLSAQADKNKVNILSSPSLMVLNNQEASIKVGDQVPILTGQYGNFSGSTSTGIINNNPVYSSYNSVQYRDTGVLLNIRPRVNAGGLVIMDIAQAVDDVKEQTSGNINSPTITQRQIKSSVAVANGETLVLGGLIKENITNNRSGVPLLFELPIIGDLFGQTTKNLSRQELVILLTPRVVESRPKAREITNEFRRKLTGLYESRPMRIDGETAIINAPQ; this is translated from the coding sequence ATGCATAACAAGAGAAACCGATTCGTGGCCGTCTCGGTGTTGGCCGCACTGGGAATGTCCGGTTGCCAGCAATTGGGGTCCAAGGCGGCGCAAAAAATCCGGCTACCGGCCAATCTCGTCCTCGAGAACCCCAATGCTCCCGATTCGCGCCCGATGCAGAGCGAAGCCTTGGCCGCCACGCCCACCCGGCCTCCCGAAATCTATCCCGCCACCGGCAGCACACTGGGGCCGGTGGAGGGTTCCTATGCCGCCCCCGAGCGCTACGCTCCGGTCGGCCCGGCCCCCACCGGGAAACGCGCCCCCAGTCGCAAGGAGGGCAAATACACCCTCAATTTCGACGACGCCGACCTCAACGAGGTGGCCAAGACCATCCTCGACGAGACTTTGAAGATCAACTACGTGTTGAGTCCCAAGGTGACGGGCAAGGTGACGCTGCAAACCACCCGCCCCCTGGCCGAGGACGAACTCATCCCCACCCTGGAAATGCTGCTCAGGATGAACGGCGCGGTCCTCATCAAGGACCACGACATGTACCGCATCGAACCCGACGCCAACGCCTTGATCGATGCGCCGGGGCCGAAACTCGGCCTGTCGGGGCAGGCCATGCCGCCGGGTTATCAACTGCGGGTGGTGCCCCTGCGCTATGTCGGGGTCGGGGAAATGCAAAAGGTGTTGGAACCCCTGATGCCACCCAAGGCCGTGGTCCGCGCCGACATGCCGCGCAATATGCTGATGCTGGCCGGCACGGCGGAAGAATTGGAAGCCGTGTTGGAAACCATCCGGCTGTTCGATGTGGATTTCATGCGCGGTATGTCGGTGGGCGTGTTTCCCTTGAAGAATGTCGAGCCCGCCATCGTGGCCGAGGAACTCGACAAGGTGCTGGGCGATACCGCCAAGGGGCCGCTGGCCGGGGTGGTGCGGATGATGCCTATCGAGCGGCTCAACGCCATCCTGGTGGTGACGCCGCAGCCGCGCTATCTCGACGAGGTGGAAACCTGGATCGAGCGCCTCGACCGCTATACCACCAACCGGGCTGGTGGCATCCATGTCTACCGGGTGCAGAACGTGGACGCGATGGAATTGGCCAATACCCTGAGCAATATTTTCGGCCAGGGCGGTGGGCGCGGTGGTCGGCCTTCGTTGACGCCGGGTTCGCAGGGTAGCCAACTCGGCGGCGGTGGCGGCTCCTTCGGGGGGAACTACGGCAGCGGCGGCGGCGCGTTCGGTGGTTCTTCCGGGAGTGGCGGCGGCTTGACCAGCAGTTCCAGCGACCTGGGCAGCTCGTCGTCCGGGAGCGGAAGTTCATCCTCGTTCGGGTCCAGCGGCTCGATGGGCAGCCTGGGTTCGAGCGGCAGTTCCAGCGGCAGTGGCGGCTTGGGCGGCAGTTCCAGCAGCGGGTTGGGCGGAAGCGGCAGCAGCGGCAGCGGCAGTGGTAGCGGTAGCTTCGGTGGCAGTGGCGGCGGTTTCGGTGGCGGCATAGGCCGGGGTGGTTCCGGCGGCGGGCAGCGCGGGCGCGGCAGCGCGGCCGCCGATCTCGGTAATATCCGCATCGTGGCCGACCCCGCCAACAACGCCCTCATCATCACCGCCCGCGCCCAGGATTACAAAGAGATCGAATCGGTCATCAAGGAATTGGACGTGCTGCCCTTGCAGGTCTTGATCGACGCCACCATCGCCGAGATCACCCTGACCGACAACCTGAAATATGGCGTCAAATGGTATTTCCAACAGGGTTCCAACGCCGAAGGCTTGTTCGAAGTGCCCGGCAGGAATGTGGGCGACAATGTGTCCAATGCCTTGGGCAGTTCGTCCTTCCAATACTCCTTGGTGATGGCGGGCAAGGATGTCCGGTTGCTATTGAGCGCCCAGGCCGACAAGAACAAGGTCAATATCCTGTCCTCGCCATCCTTGATGGTGCTGAACAACCAGGAAGCCAGCATCAAGGTGGGCGACCAGGTGCCGATCCTGACCGGCCAGTACGGCAATTTCAGCGGTAGCACCAGTACCGGCATCATCAACAACAACCCGGTGTATTCGTCCTACAACTCGGTGCAATACCGCGATACCGGCGTCTTGCTCAATATCCGGCCCAGGGTCAACGCCGGCGGCTTGGTCATCATGGACATCGCCCAGGCGGTGGACGATGTGAAGGAACAGACTTCCGGCAACATCAACTCCCCGACCATCACCCAGCGCCAGATCAAAAGCTCGGTCGCGGTCGCCAATGGCGAAACCTTGGTGTTGGGTGGCCTGATTAAGGAGAACATCACCAACAACCGCAGCGGCGTTCCGCTGTTGTTCGAACTGCCGATCATCGGCGATTTGTTCGGCCAGACCACCAAGAACTTGAGCCGCCAGGAATTGGTGATCCTGCTGACGCCCAGGGTGGTGGAAAGCCGCCCCAAGGCGCGGGAAATCACCAACGAATTCCGCCGCAAGCTAACGGGGCTTTATGAAAGCAGGCCGATGCGGATAGATGGGGAAACCGCCATCATCAATGCGCCGCAATGA
- a CDS encoding TldD/PmbA family protein gives MNFTEQTHALFDRLAEGAFAGLQTGEELNLNLGAEAQTYLRFNDSKVRQATDVAQRHLSLNFQAHGRRLVLGFDLSGQVAQDAATLGSLVARARAETRVLPEDPFLVPMANHGGSTHQHPGDWPDPATAIDQIAGLTAGTDFTGFFAMGPQIRATRNSLGQNHWFATESFFLDYSLYTVNAAGENKAVKGLYADRTWQAERCAASVAGSRARLELLRRDSRALPPGGYRVYFAPAAVAELVGMFSWGAVSYGAWKKGDSALRKLVEGEAELSPLFNLAENFDLGLSPRFNSLGETAPARLPVIERGQLRNLLVSARSAQEYGAVSNAAEPEGWSGEFLRSPEVGAGDLPEAEALKALDTGLYIGNLHYLNWSDTQNARVTGMTRYACFWVEGGEIVAPIRDLRFDESLYRVFGPELLALTREAETQVNIDTYGRRALGGCRVPGALVGDFRFTL, from the coding sequence ATGAATTTTACCGAGCAAACCCACGCCCTGTTCGACCGGCTGGCCGAGGGCGCTTTCGCCGGACTCCAGACCGGCGAGGAACTCAACCTCAACCTGGGCGCGGAGGCGCAGACCTATCTGCGCTTCAACGATTCCAAGGTGCGGCAGGCCACCGACGTGGCGCAGCGCCATCTGTCGCTGAACTTCCAAGCCCATGGCCGTCGGCTGGTACTGGGCTTCGACCTGTCGGGCCAAGTGGCGCAGGACGCGGCCACCCTCGGTTCCCTCGTCGCCCGCGCCCGTGCCGAAACCCGCGTCCTGCCGGAAGACCCGTTCTTGGTGCCGATGGCGAACCACGGCGGCAGCACCCACCAGCATCCCGGCGACTGGCCGGACCCCGCCACCGCCATCGACCAGATCGCCGGACTCACGGCGGGCACCGATTTCACCGGCTTCTTCGCGATGGGGCCGCAAATCCGCGCCACCCGCAATTCGCTGGGGCAGAACCATTGGTTCGCGACCGAATCCTTCTTCCTGGATTATTCGCTCTACACCGTGAACGCCGCCGGGGAAAACAAGGCGGTGAAAGGCTTGTACGCCGACCGGACCTGGCAGGCGGAACGCTGCGCCGCCAGCGTGGCCGGGAGCCGCGCCCGGCTGGAACTGTTGCGCCGCGATAGCCGCGCCTTGCCGCCCGGCGGCTACCGGGTTTATTTCGCACCCGCCGCCGTGGCCGAATTGGTGGGGATGTTTTCCTGGGGCGCGGTCAGCTATGGCGCGTGGAAGAAAGGCGATTCGGCCCTACGCAAGCTGGTGGAGGGCGAAGCGGAACTGTCGCCGCTGTTCAATCTGGCGGAGAACTTCGACCTGGGCCTCAGCCCGCGTTTCAACAGCTTGGGCGAAACGGCCCCGGCCCGGCTCCCGGTGATCGAGCGCGGCCAGTTGCGCAACCTCCTGGTCAGCGCCCGTTCCGCCCAGGAATACGGCGCGGTATCCAATGCCGCCGAACCGGAAGGCTGGAGCGGCGAATTTCTGCGCTCGCCGGAAGTCGGGGCGGGCGATTTACCGGAAGCCGAAGCGCTGAAAGCCCTGGACACCGGCCTTTATATCGGCAACCTGCATTATCTCAATTGGAGCGACACCCAGAACGCCCGCGTCACCGGCATGACCCGCTATGCCTGCTTCTGGGTGGAAGGCGGCGAAATCGTCGCGCCGATCCGGGATTTGCGCTTCGATGAAAGCCTGTACCGGGTATTCGGCCCGGAACTCCTGGCCCTGACCCGCGAGGCCGAGACCCAGGTGAACATCGACACCTATGGGCGACGGGCCTTGGGCGGGTGCCGGGTGCCGGGGGCGTTGGTGGGCGATTTCCGTTTCACCCTGTGA
- a CDS encoding YhjD/YihY/BrkB family envelope integrity protein, with product MANLPDWFKRHLHTARNFLEILFRDITEGGLDLRATSLVYTTLLSLAPLLAVSFSVLQAFGAHNQMRPLLLEILDPLGDAQAVEITDRIIGFVNNLDVGVLGFTGFALLFYTVLSLLQKIEDCFNQIWRVGQSRGFRRRFSEYLSVLLVGPVLVFSALGLMASLSSHEIVKAIISLEPFGTLYYLLVRLLPNLLMIAAFTFLYLFIPNTRVRLKAALAGGIAAGLGWRLVGWLFGLFVAGSAQYQAIYSSFAILIVFMIWLYVNWLILLVGVDISFYVQHPAHPRLERRGFRLGYASSRRVGLTVMYLLAERFQRGAPPWTLDALATTLGLPCRCVEEVLEALRRRGLVIAVDPDNTAYLPARELGSVTLLDILDALDAESGPADAPHDPALKPPVVEEVMRRLQAARSGAVDGMSLRDWLGTADGDRRTPATEERP from the coding sequence ATGGCCAACCTACCCGACTGGTTCAAGCGCCACCTCCACACCGCCCGCAACTTCCTGGAAATCCTGTTCCGCGATATCACCGAAGGCGGCCTGGACCTCCGCGCCACCAGCCTGGTCTACACCACCCTGCTGTCGCTGGCCCCGCTGCTGGCGGTCAGCTTCTCGGTGCTGCAAGCCTTCGGCGCCCACAACCAGATGCGGCCCTTGCTGCTGGAAATCCTCGATCCCCTGGGCGATGCCCAGGCGGTGGAAATCACCGACCGCATCATCGGCTTCGTCAATAACCTCGACGTAGGGGTGTTGGGCTTCACCGGCTTCGCCCTGTTGTTCTACACGGTGCTGTCGCTGTTGCAGAAGATCGAGGATTGCTTCAACCAGATTTGGCGGGTGGGCCAATCGCGGGGTTTCCGCCGCAGGTTCAGCGAATACCTCAGCGTCCTCCTGGTCGGGCCGGTTTTGGTGTTCTCGGCGCTGGGGCTGATGGCCTCGCTGAGCAGCCACGAGATCGTGAAAGCCATCATCTCGCTGGAACCGTTCGGGACGCTGTATTACCTCCTGGTCCGCTTGCTGCCCAACCTCCTGATGATCGCGGCCTTCACCTTCCTCTATCTGTTCATCCCCAACACCCGCGTGCGGCTCAAAGCGGCCTTGGCGGGCGGGATCGCCGCTGGGCTGGGTTGGCGCTTGGTGGGCTGGCTGTTCGGCCTGTTCGTGGCGGGTTCGGCGCAGTATCAGGCGATCTATTCCAGTTTCGCCATCCTGATCGTGTTCATGATCTGGCTCTACGTGAATTGGCTGATCCTGCTGGTGGGGGTGGATATTTCGTTCTATGTCCAGCATCCGGCGCATCCCCGGCTGGAACGGCGCGGTTTCCGACTGGGCTATGCCTCGTCGCGGCGGGTGGGGCTGACGGTGATGTATCTTTTGGCGGAACGCTTCCAGCGGGGCGCGCCGCCCTGGACCTTGGACGCGCTGGCGACCACCTTGGGCCTGCCTTGCCGCTGCGTGGAGGAGGTGCTGGAAGCCCTGCGGCGGCGCGGACTCGTCATCGCGGTGGACCCGGACAACACGGCCTACCTGCCCGCCCGCGAACTGGGCTCCGTGACCCTGTTGGACATCCTGGACGCCCTCGACGCCGAGTCCGGCCCCGCCGACGCGCCCCACGATCCGGCCTTGAAGCCACCCGTGGTCGAGGAAGTGATGCGCCGCCTACAGGCAGCCCGCAGCGGCGCGGTGGATGGGATGAGCTTGCGGGATTGGCTGGGGACCGCCGATGGCGACCGGCGGACCCCAGCCACGGAAGAGCGGCCTTAA
- a CDS encoding elongation factor-1 alpha: protein MIQINTLARLPLAYKVLYTGFLLVIGVGLMMAGAQIMLTHGMADGKPGLSINDIVYSYYGNRSGSKLEAMLNGQMKPMAPDDVRFELIQWARDGGQITQWSSQVEPIMQQYCVSCHNAGSTLPDFAKFENVKKVAEVDEGQSVSQLTRVSHIHLFGIAFIFLFVGWIFGLAQHPLRTKLILIATPFVFLLLDILSWWLTKYMPVFAWLTMIGGIGYSLASTAMIFTALAQMWLPQEQWPAYWTSEETAATSDTQGG, encoded by the coding sequence ATGATCCAAATCAACACCCTCGCCCGTTTGCCCTTGGCCTACAAGGTGCTTTACACCGGGTTCCTGCTGGTCATCGGCGTCGGCCTGATGATGGCCGGGGCGCAAATCATGCTCACCCACGGCATGGCCGACGGCAAACCCGGCCTTTCGATCAACGACATCGTTTATAGCTATTACGGCAACCGCTCCGGCTCCAAGCTGGAAGCCATGCTCAACGGCCAGATGAAGCCCATGGCCCCGGACGACGTGCGTTTCGAGTTGATCCAATGGGCGCGGGATGGTGGCCAGATCACCCAATGGTCGTCCCAGGTCGAGCCGATCATGCAGCAATACTGCGTGTCCTGCCATAACGCCGGTTCCACGCTGCCCGATTTCGCCAAGTTCGAGAACGTGAAGAAAGTGGCCGAGGTGGACGAGGGCCAGAGCGTCTCCCAATTGACCCGCGTCTCCCATATCCATTTGTTCGGCATCGCCTTCATCTTCTTGTTCGTGGGCTGGATTTTCGGCTTGGCGCAGCATCCCCTGCGCACCAAGTTGATCTTGATCGCCACGCCCTTCGTGTTCCTGCTGCTGGATATCCTGTCCTGGTGGCTGACCAAGTACATGCCGGTGTTCGCCTGGCTGACCATGATCGGCGGTATCGGCTATAGCCTGGCCTCGACGGCGATGATCTTCACCGCCCTGGCCCAGATGTGGCTACCCCAGGAGCAATGGCCGGCCTACTGGACTTCCGAGGAAACCGCCGCCACGTCCGACACCCAGGGCGGTTAA